A genomic segment from Micromonospora echinaurantiaca encodes:
- a CDS encoding response regulator transcription factor, with amino-acid sequence MRLLVVEDESRLAAALQRGLQAEGFAVDVAATGPAGLDAARHGGYDAMILDVMLPGLSGYEVVRRLRAEEHWLPVLMLSAKDGEYDQADGLDCGADDYLTKPFSYVVLLARLRALLRRGAPERPTVLAVGDLTLDPARRRVTRADAEVELTAREFALLNYLMRRPGEVVSKTELLDHVWDAGMETAPNVVEVYVGYLRRKIGRERLETVRGAGYRLAT; translated from the coding sequence GTGCGGTTGCTGGTGGTGGAGGACGAGTCGCGGCTGGCGGCCGCCCTGCAACGAGGGTTGCAGGCCGAGGGGTTCGCGGTGGACGTGGCGGCGACCGGCCCGGCCGGGCTGGACGCGGCCCGGCACGGCGGCTACGACGCCATGATCCTCGACGTCATGCTGCCCGGCCTCTCCGGCTACGAGGTGGTCCGTCGGCTGCGCGCCGAGGAGCACTGGCTGCCGGTGCTCATGCTCTCCGCCAAGGACGGCGAGTACGACCAGGCCGACGGGCTGGACTGCGGCGCCGACGACTACCTCACCAAGCCGTTCTCGTACGTGGTGCTGCTGGCCCGGCTGCGGGCGCTGCTGCGCCGCGGCGCCCCGGAACGCCCGACGGTGCTCGCGGTGGGTGACCTCACCCTCGACCCGGCCCGGCGGCGGGTGACCCGGGCCGACGCCGAGGTGGAACTCACCGCCCGGGAGTTCGCCCTGCTGAACTACCTGATGCGCCGTCCCGGCGAGGTGGTCTCCAAGACCGAACTGCTCGACCACGTCTGGGACGCCGGGATGGAGACCGCGCCGAACGTCGTCGAGGTCTACGTCGGCTACCTGCGGCGCAAGATCGGCCGGGAGCGGTTGGAGACCGTCCGCGGGGCCGGCTACCGGCTGGCGACGTGA
- a CDS encoding HelD family protein has translation MLYRRLDGLREQASRRLTEELRNTGGTLQARSQRDSAVRMYAEQVEQFSAVENGLCFGRLDTDDGGRHYIGRIGIFDTSGDYDPLLIDWRAPAARAFYLATAANPQGVRRRRHLRTRERKVTALNDEVLDLATASPTAHEELTGEASLLAALNAGRTGRMRDIVETIQAEQDAVIRADLPGVLVVQGGPGTGKTAVALHRAAYLLYTHRRELATRGVLLVGPNATFLRYISQVLPALAETGVLLRTQGDLFPGVSARRTESAEAAALKGRLVMTEVLAAAVRDRQWVPAEPLEVELPQREILRLDPATVSAARDRARRSGRPHNLARALFDIEIVHALSAQVADRIGADPLGGENLLDEADIAEIRRELREEPEVRAVLDELWPVLTPQRLLADLYASAERIAAAAPMLTAAERALLHREPGGWTPADVPLLDEAAELLGEDERAATARRERIRALQREYAEGVLEIARGSRSIDVEDEAEGGEILGVTDLLDADRLLERQEEVDRLTTAQRAAADRNWAFGHVIVDEAQELSPMAWRLLMRRCPSRSMTIVGDVAQTGALAGTPSWADALEPYVAQRWRLEELTVSYRTPAEIMAVAAEVLAEIDPALRPPRSVRQSGFPPREVAVPVARLAAELVDAVTREAAGLTDGRLGVIVPAGRVVELGAAVTAALPEAAVGEHPELESRVVVLTVAQAKGLEFDSVVVVDPDQIFAESPRGRSDLYVALTRATQRLTTLHPTP, from the coding sequence ATGCTCTACCGCCGGCTGGACGGGCTGCGTGAGCAGGCGTCCCGGCGACTGACCGAGGAACTGCGCAACACCGGCGGCACGTTGCAGGCCCGTTCCCAGCGCGACAGCGCGGTGCGGATGTACGCCGAACAGGTCGAGCAGTTCTCCGCCGTGGAGAACGGCCTCTGCTTCGGCCGGCTCGACACCGACGACGGCGGGCGACACTACATCGGCCGGATCGGCATCTTCGACACCAGCGGCGACTACGACCCGCTGCTGATCGACTGGCGGGCGCCGGCCGCCCGCGCCTTCTACCTCGCCACCGCCGCCAACCCGCAGGGCGTACGCCGGCGCCGGCACCTGCGCACCCGGGAGCGCAAGGTGACCGCGCTCAACGACGAGGTGCTCGACCTGGCCACCGCCTCCCCCACCGCGCACGAGGAGCTGACCGGGGAGGCGTCGCTGCTCGCCGCGCTGAACGCCGGGCGGACCGGGCGGATGCGCGACATCGTGGAGACCATCCAGGCCGAGCAGGACGCGGTCATCCGGGCCGACCTGCCGGGCGTGCTGGTGGTGCAGGGCGGGCCGGGCACCGGCAAGACGGCTGTCGCGCTGCACCGGGCCGCGTACCTGCTCTACACCCACCGCCGGGAACTCGCCACCCGCGGCGTGCTGCTGGTCGGCCCGAACGCGACCTTCCTGCGCTACATCTCCCAGGTGCTGCCGGCGCTGGCCGAGACCGGTGTGCTGCTGCGCACCCAGGGCGACCTCTTTCCCGGGGTGAGCGCCCGGCGCACCGAAAGCGCCGAGGCGGCCGCGCTCAAGGGGCGGCTGGTGATGACCGAGGTGCTCGCCGCCGCGGTGCGCGACCGGCAGTGGGTGCCCGCCGAGCCGCTGGAGGTCGAGCTGCCGCAGCGGGAGATCCTCCGGCTCGACCCGGCGACCGTCAGCGCCGCCCGGGACCGGGCCCGCCGCTCCGGCCGCCCGCACAACCTGGCCCGCGCGCTGTTCGACATCGAGATCGTGCACGCGCTCTCCGCGCAGGTCGCCGACCGGATCGGCGCCGACCCGCTGGGCGGGGAGAACCTGCTCGACGAGGCCGACATCGCGGAGATCCGCCGCGAGCTGCGCGAGGAGCCCGAGGTGCGGGCCGTGCTGGACGAGCTCTGGCCGGTGCTCACCCCGCAGCGCCTGCTCGCCGACCTGTACGCCTCGGCCGAGCGGATCGCCGCCGCCGCGCCGATGCTCACCGCCGCCGAGCGGGCCCTGCTGCACCGGGAGCCGGGCGGCTGGACGCCGGCCGACGTGCCGCTGCTGGACGAGGCGGCCGAGCTGCTCGGCGAGGACGAGCGGGCCGCGACGGCCCGCCGGGAGCGGATCCGGGCGCTGCAACGCGAGTACGCCGAGGGCGTGCTGGAGATCGCCCGGGGTTCCCGGTCGATCGACGTGGAGGACGAGGCCGAGGGCGGTGAGATCCTCGGCGTGACCGACCTGCTGGACGCCGACCGGCTGCTGGAGCGGCAGGAGGAGGTCGACCGGCTGACCACCGCCCAGCGGGCCGCGGCCGACCGGAACTGGGCGTTCGGCCACGTGATCGTGGACGAGGCGCAGGAGTTGTCACCGATGGCCTGGCGGCTGCTGATGCGCCGCTGCCCGAGCCGGTCGATGACGATCGTCGGGGACGTGGCGCAGACCGGCGCGTTGGCTGGCACGCCGTCCTGGGCCGACGCGCTGGAGCCGTACGTGGCGCAGCGCTGGCGGCTGGAGGAGCTGACGGTCAGCTACCGCACCCCGGCCGAGATCATGGCGGTCGCCGCCGAGGTGCTGGCCGAGATCGACCCGGCGCTGCGCCCACCCCGCTCGGTACGCCAGAGTGGCTTTCCGCCGCGGGAGGTCGCGGTACCGGTGGCGCGGCTGGCGGCGGAGCTGGTCGACGCGGTGACCCGGGAGGCGGCCGGGTTGACCGACGGCCGGCTCGGGGTGATCGTGCCGGCCGGTCGGGTGGTTGAGCTCGGCGCCGCGGTCACCGCCGCGCTGCCCGAGGCGGCCGTCGGCGAGCACCCGGAGCTGGAGAGCCGGGTGGTGGTGCTGACCGTCGCCCAGGCCAAGGGCCTCGAGTTCGACTCGGTCGTGGTGGTCGACCCCGACCAGATCTTCGCCGAGTCCCCCCGCGGCCGCAGCGACCTCTACGTCGCCCTCACCCGCGCCACCCAACGCCTGACCACCCTCCACCCCACCCCCTGA
- a CDS encoding LolA family protein — protein sequence MSVLKSRPVLRWLVPVTAAATVIGGGAALGTFAAQAEPSLPPRTAAELLVDLQTSRLEGLSGTVVQRADLGLPPLAGLAGGELGSLLTGTHTLRVWHSGPDRQRIALLDTLGEKDIIRNGRDVWTWDSRTNTATHRTLPIEGGEPAAPELPATPQQAADQALAAIDPSTEVSVGRSATVAGRDAYELVLAPRDAASLVHQVRIAIDAREHVPLRFEVFADGSDQPAFEMAFTQVDYARPAADQFAFNPPPGVKITEESVERPAGAHRAERPAGERPQARTVGEGWTTVVVARLGGAASGGAGKPAEAPPAEVAGVLDALPKVSGDWGSGRLLTGKLFSALLTDDGRLLAGAVTPERLYEVAKG from the coding sequence ATGTCCGTCCTGAAGAGCCGTCCCGTCCTGCGCTGGCTGGTCCCGGTGACCGCCGCCGCCACCGTCATCGGCGGCGGTGCCGCGCTCGGCACGTTCGCCGCCCAGGCCGAGCCGAGCCTGCCGCCGCGCACGGCCGCCGAACTCCTGGTCGATCTGCAGACCTCCCGGCTGGAGGGGCTCTCCGGCACGGTCGTGCAGCGCGCCGACCTGGGCCTGCCGCCGCTGGCCGGGCTGGCCGGCGGGGAGCTGGGCAGCCTGCTGACCGGCACGCACACGCTGCGGGTCTGGCACTCCGGCCCGGACCGGCAGCGGATCGCGCTGCTGGACACCCTCGGCGAGAAGGACATCATCCGCAACGGCCGGGACGTCTGGACCTGGGACAGCCGGACCAACACCGCCACCCACCGCACGCTGCCGATCGAGGGCGGCGAGCCGGCCGCGCCGGAACTGCCGGCCACCCCGCAGCAGGCGGCCGACCAGGCCCTCGCCGCGATCGACCCGAGCACCGAGGTGAGCGTCGGCCGCTCCGCCACGGTGGCCGGGCGGGACGCGTACGAGCTGGTGCTCGCCCCGCGCGACGCCGCCTCGCTGGTGCACCAGGTGCGGATCGCCATCGACGCCCGCGAGCACGTGCCGCTGCGCTTCGAGGTCTTCGCCGACGGCAGCGACCAGCCGGCCTTCGAGATGGCGTTCACCCAGGTGGACTACGCCCGGCCGGCCGCCGACCAGTTCGCGTTCAACCCGCCGCCCGGGGTGAAGATCACCGAGGAGTCGGTGGAGCGGCCGGCGGGCGCGCACCGGGCCGAACGCCCGGCCGGCGAGCGGCCGCAGGCGCGTACGGTCGGCGAGGGCTGGACCACGGTGGTGGTCGCGCGGCTCGGCGGCGCGGCCAGCGGCGGCGCCGGCAAGCCGGCCGAGGCCCCGCCGGCCGAGGTCGCCGGGGTGCTGGACGCGCTGCCGAAGGTCAGCGGCGACTGGGGCAGCGGGCGGCTGTTGACCGGGAAGCTGTTCAGCGCGCTGCTCACCGACGACGGCCGGCTGCTCGCCGGCGCGGTCACCCCGGAGCGGCTCTACGAGGTGGCGAAGGGCTGA
- a CDS encoding ATP-binding protein has protein sequence MVIGVLGLSVGLAVGGLVLLGVLHFVLQRTVDNEAFRTADAVALLAAEDALPDPLPVAAGQMRVQVVDHEGRVRAASIDADRLVPMLRPEQIDRDARQRLTVPGERVGLPGPVRVVAVPAGTGAEPRTVLVARSMADVRHSTHAVRTILLVAFPLLVGLLAVVAWRVVGATLRPVEALRRGAEEITGRDGGGRLPVPASRDEIHRLAVTLNGMLGRLESARNRQRAFVADAAHELRSPLTNIRTEVEVAQRLAERTDWTAVSANLLADTERLSRLVDDLLLLARLDEAPPARATGPVELGGLLAAVAARYPSPPVRVLIPESPVWTVGDPDELHRILANLVDNAVRHARGEVVLAAVPAPGGDGPAPASRRAGAGPGAYHLVTVTDDGPGIPVADRARVFDRFTRLDDARARDAGGTGLGLAIVRELVRRAAGSVELADAEPGPGLCVRLRLPALPDEPA, from the coding sequence ATGGTGATCGGTGTGCTCGGCCTCTCCGTCGGGTTGGCGGTCGGCGGGCTGGTTCTGCTCGGCGTGCTGCACTTCGTGTTGCAACGCACTGTCGACAACGAGGCGTTCCGCACCGCCGACGCGGTCGCGCTGCTCGCCGCGGAGGACGCGCTGCCCGACCCGCTGCCGGTGGCCGCCGGCCAGATGAGGGTGCAGGTGGTCGACCACGAGGGTCGGGTCCGGGCCGCCTCGATCGACGCCGACCGGCTGGTGCCGATGCTGCGGCCGGAGCAGATCGACCGGGACGCCCGGCAGCGCCTGACGGTGCCGGGGGAGCGGGTCGGGTTGCCCGGGCCGGTTCGGGTGGTGGCCGTGCCGGCCGGCACCGGGGCCGAACCCCGTACCGTGCTGGTCGCCCGCTCGATGGCCGACGTGCGGCACAGCACGCATGCGGTACGCACCATCCTGCTGGTCGCGTTCCCGCTGCTGGTGGGGCTGCTCGCGGTGGTGGCCTGGCGGGTGGTCGGGGCGACCCTGCGGCCGGTGGAGGCACTGCGCCGCGGGGCCGAGGAGATCACCGGACGCGACGGCGGTGGCCGGCTGCCGGTGCCCGCGTCCCGGGACGAGATCCACCGGCTGGCGGTCACCCTCAACGGCATGCTCGGCCGGCTGGAGTCGGCCCGGAACCGGCAGCGCGCCTTCGTCGCGGACGCCGCACACGAGCTGCGCAGCCCGTTGACCAACATCCGCACCGAAGTGGAGGTGGCGCAGCGGCTGGCCGAGCGGACCGACTGGACGGCGGTGTCGGCGAACCTGCTCGCCGACACCGAGCGGCTCAGCCGGCTGGTCGACGACCTGCTGCTGCTGGCCCGGCTGGACGAGGCCCCGCCGGCCCGGGCCACCGGTCCGGTAGAGCTGGGCGGGCTGCTGGCCGCGGTGGCCGCCCGGTACCCGTCGCCGCCGGTGCGGGTGCTCATCCCGGAGTCGCCGGTCTGGACGGTCGGTGATCCGGACGAGCTGCACCGGATCCTGGCCAACCTGGTGGACAACGCCGTCCGGCACGCCCGCGGCGAGGTGGTGCTGGCCGCCGTACCCGCGCCGGGCGGCGACGGGCCCGCCCCGGCGTCGCGGCGGGCGGGTGCCGGGCCCGGCGCGTACCACCTGGTGACGGTGACCGACGACGGGCCGGGCATCCCGGTCGCGGACCGGGCACGGGTCTTCGACCGGTTCACCCGGCTCGACGACGCGCGGGCCCGGGACGCCGGCGGCACCGGCCTGGGGCTGGCCATCGTCCGCGAACTGGTTCGCCGGGCCGCCGGTTCGGTCGAGCTGGCCGACGCCGAGCCCGGGCCGGGCCTGTGCGTGCGGCTGCGGCTGCCCGCCCTGCCCGACGAGCCGGCCTGA